In Gemmatimonadales bacterium, the following proteins share a genomic window:
- a CDS encoding glycosyltransferase family 2 protein produces the protein MTVPGTPAAPPPAPDLSVVAPLYNESENVKPLVEWIVQALEGDRRSYEIILVDDGSRDDTWAQVVQAAAADHRIRGLRLGRNVGQTAAMMAGFDHAQGQVVVSLDGDLQNDPRDIPALIAKLDEGYDLVCGWRERRQDKLLLRKVPSWVANRIIRRLTGVPITDNGCSLKAYRRTLLSRISLYAEQHRFIPALSASVGARIAEMPVRHHARRFGESKYGISRTVKVLADLITLKMITTFRSRPLVGFITASLPPLGAALVFTILWLVALTQFAPVKSTALVFPGAAALWLATALYLFMLGLVAEVALRTEQASANATPTAWEVG, from the coding sequence ATGACCGTACCCGGCACGCCCGCAGCGCCTCCGCCCGCGCCCGACCTCTCGGTCGTGGCACCGCTGTACAACGAGTCCGAGAACGTGAAGCCGCTGGTCGAGTGGATCGTCCAGGCGCTCGAGGGCGACCGTCGCTCCTACGAGATCATTCTGGTGGACGATGGCAGCCGCGACGACACCTGGGCCCAGGTGGTCCAGGCGGCCGCCGCCGATCACCGCATCCGGGGGTTGCGCCTGGGCCGCAACGTGGGACAGACCGCGGCCATGATGGCGGGATTTGATCACGCTCAGGGGCAGGTGGTGGTTTCGCTGGACGGGGACCTGCAGAACGATCCGCGGGATATCCCCGCGTTGATCGCCAAGCTGGATGAGGGTTACGACCTGGTCTGTGGCTGGCGGGAACGGCGCCAGGACAAGCTGCTGCTGCGGAAGGTTCCCTCCTGGGTGGCCAATCGCATCATCCGCCGGCTGACGGGCGTACCCATCACCGATAACGGCTGCTCGCTGAAGGCCTACCGCCGCACCCTGCTGAGTCGCATCTCGCTGTACGCCGAGCAACACCGGTTCATTCCCGCCTTGTCGGCCAGCGTGGGGGCCCGGATCGCCGAGATGCCGGTGCGGCATCATGCCCGCCGCTTCGGCGAGAGCAAGTACGGAATCTCCCGCACGGTCAAGGTGCTGGCGGACCTGATCACGCTCAAGATGATCACCACCTTCCGCTCGCGGCCGCTGGTGGGCTTCATCACCGCGTCGCTCCCTCCGCTGGGCGCGGCGCTGGTCTTCACCATCCTCTGGCTGGTCGCGTTGACCCAGTTCGCCCCGGTGAAGTCCACGGCGCTGGTGTTTCCCGGAGCGGCGGCCCTCTGGCTCGCCACTGCGCTGTATCTATTCATGCTCGGGCTGGTGGCCGAGGTGGCGCTGCGCACCGAGCAGGCAAGCGCCAACGCCACCCCGACTGCCTGGGAGGTCGGTTGA
- a CDS encoding lipopolysaccharide biosynthesis protein: MPEPLPAELDEPLDGSPHLSMGEAGGPELDGPPGDLKRKTALSILWTIVRTGSDYFLSFVIFALLARKLGPAAFGVFTLAVAFAEFGKILPSTGLVSALTRAKHVSPAMADTVFWSTLALSCLIAGVMALIAHPLAAVFGAPAVAPLLTALGLILPVSAAGATHIALTLRAFGHKAMASRSVVSGAVGGSAALAAAWAGWGPWSLVVQRGVTEIAGTAMAWHAYRWMPGRRFSSGALRDMAGFSASMTLTQLLYVGLVRVQDLIVGRTIGVPAVGAYRTAWRTVELIAQGAIMPFSQVSLPALARLQDDLPAFRKAYLRILGVSAAIAFPAIIGFAVLAPDAVRLLYGPRWAASARLAQVLGLMAVPFTINYFAGPALAALGRSGTLAKIATLQLTLTVVLSLLAAPFGLTAIAGAYVLRAYLTLPVQMGAFKRYSGIGYGALLGAIAPPLSMALVMAGCLMALDYLVGARFHNRGLFLLLMVCTGTTVYAASLFLFARNFVSQQLRDLRRLLPSVSAKLSGAGA; the protein is encoded by the coding sequence GTGCCCGAGCCGCTGCCGGCCGAGCTGGATGAGCCGCTCGACGGATCGCCGCACCTGTCGATGGGGGAGGCGGGCGGGCCCGAGCTCGACGGACCCCCCGGCGACCTCAAGCGCAAGACGGCGCTGTCCATCCTGTGGACCATCGTCCGCACCGGGTCCGACTACTTCCTTTCGTTCGTCATCTTTGCCCTGCTGGCCCGCAAGCTCGGTCCCGCCGCGTTCGGGGTGTTTACTCTGGCCGTGGCGTTCGCGGAGTTCGGAAAGATCCTTCCGTCCACCGGCCTGGTGAGCGCCCTCACTCGCGCCAAACACGTCTCCCCCGCGATGGCGGACACGGTGTTCTGGTCGACGCTCGCGCTCTCCTGCCTGATTGCCGGCGTGATGGCGCTGATCGCTCACCCGCTGGCGGCGGTCTTCGGCGCGCCAGCGGTGGCCCCGCTGCTGACGGCGCTGGGGCTGATTCTCCCGGTGTCCGCCGCGGGGGCGACCCACATTGCGCTCACGCTGCGCGCCTTCGGTCACAAGGCGATGGCCTCGCGATCGGTGGTGAGCGGCGCCGTGGGCGGCTCCGCCGCGCTGGCGGCCGCCTGGGCGGGTTGGGGGCCGTGGAGCCTCGTCGTGCAGCGCGGGGTCACCGAGATCGCCGGGACGGCGATGGCCTGGCACGCGTACCGCTGGATGCCCGGCCGGCGGTTCTCGTCCGGCGCGCTTCGGGACATGGCCGGCTTCAGCGCGAGCATGACGCTCACCCAGCTGCTCTATGTGGGCCTGGTGCGGGTGCAGGACCTGATTGTGGGCCGGACCATCGGGGTTCCGGCGGTCGGGGCCTATCGTACCGCGTGGCGGACGGTCGAGCTGATCGCTCAGGGTGCGATCATGCCCTTCTCCCAGGTGTCCCTCCCCGCGCTCGCGCGCTTGCAGGACGACCTGCCCGCCTTTCGCAAGGCCTACCTCCGCATCCTCGGCGTGAGCGCGGCGATCGCGTTTCCGGCGATCATCGGGTTTGCCGTGCTGGCCCCCGACGCGGTGCGGCTGCTCTATGGCCCCCGCTGGGCGGCGAGCGCCAGGCTTGCCCAGGTGCTGGGTCTCATGGCGGTCCCCTTCACCATCAACTACTTCGCCGGCCCGGCGCTGGCCGCGCTCGGGCGGTCGGGCACCCTGGCGAAGATCGCGACTCTGCAGCTCACGCTGACGGTCGTGCTCTCGCTGCTGGCAGCACCGTTCGGACTGACCGCGATCGCTGGAGCGTACGTGCTGCGCGCCTATCTCACCCTGCCGGTTCAGATGGGAGCGTTCAAGCGCTACAGCGGCATCGGCTATGGTGCGCTGCTGGGCGCGATCGCTCCGCCGCTCTCGATGGCCCTGGTGATGGCGGGCTGTCTCATGGCGCTCGACTATCTCGTCGGGGCGCGGTTTCACAACCGGGGGCTCTTCCTCCTCCTCATGGTCTGCACCGGAACCACGGTGTACGCGGCATCCCTGTTCCTTTTTGCCCGCAACTTCGTCTCTCAACAGCTCAGGGATCTTCGGCGCCTGCTCCCCAGCGTCTCCGCCAAGCTCTCCGGCGCCGGCGCGTGA
- a CDS encoding glycosyltransferase family 4 protein, producing the protein MKILLIAPHPFFQARGTPIAVRRVLEFLSARGHQVDLLTFHEGADVEIPNCRIFRIVRVPGIRNIRPGFSLKKIVCDTFMFAKCLGMIRRTRYDLIHAVEEGAFIAAFMQAVAGVPYVYDMDSSLAEQLVETYPELQIVFPILRRLEAIAVRRSLGVLTVCAALEDVALAHAPEKTVGRVEDTTLLTSGAPYSQNGDVRLPQGADGGPVVMYVGNLERYQGIGLLLEGFRHTLARVPSARLVIVGGQGDDVDRYRSLAASLGILPAVYFTGPRPLALLGELFRQADVLVSPRLKGLNTPMKIYSYLDSGTAVLATRIRTHTQVLNDENAYLVDPEPQALGGGLAELLSDSALRERLARQAKAYVQREFTPEAAWRKLDTFYRQMESRAVEARAVEARA; encoded by the coding sequence GTGAAGATCCTCCTCATCGCTCCCCATCCCTTCTTTCAAGCCCGCGGCACCCCTATCGCCGTCCGGAGGGTTCTGGAGTTCCTCAGCGCGCGCGGCCACCAGGTCGATCTGCTGACCTTCCATGAAGGCGCCGACGTCGAGATTCCCAATTGCCGCATCTTCCGGATCGTGCGGGTGCCGGGAATCCGGAACATCCGACCGGGATTCTCCCTGAAGAAGATCGTCTGCGACACCTTCATGTTCGCCAAGTGCCTCGGCATGATCCGGCGCACCCGGTACGATCTGATTCACGCGGTCGAAGAGGGGGCGTTCATCGCGGCGTTCATGCAGGCAGTGGCCGGCGTCCCGTATGTCTACGACATGGACTCCTCGCTCGCCGAGCAGCTGGTCGAGACCTACCCCGAGCTGCAGATCGTCTTCCCCATTCTCCGGCGGCTGGAAGCGATCGCGGTGCGGCGCAGCCTGGGCGTACTGACGGTCTGTGCGGCGCTGGAGGACGTGGCGCTTGCCCACGCGCCAGAGAAGACGGTGGGCCGGGTGGAAGACACCACCCTGCTCACCAGCGGAGCTCCGTACAGCCAGAATGGCGACGTGCGACTGCCCCAGGGCGCCGACGGCGGACCGGTGGTGATGTACGTGGGAAATCTGGAGCGGTACCAGGGGATCGGCTTGCTGCTCGAGGGCTTCCGCCACACGCTGGCGCGGGTGCCCAGCGCCAGACTGGTGATCGTCGGCGGCCAGGGCGACGACGTCGACCGGTACCGGAGTCTCGCGGCCTCGCTCGGCATCCTTCCCGCGGTCTACTTCACCGGTCCCCGTCCGCTCGCCCTGCTGGGTGAGCTCTTCCGGCAGGCCGACGTGCTGGTCTCGCCTCGTCTCAAGGGACTCAACACGCCGATGAAGATCTACTCCTACCTCGACTCCGGCACGGCGGTTCTGGCCACCCGGATTCGCACCCACACGCAGGTACTCAACGACGAGAACGCCTACCTGGTCGACCCGGAGCCGCAGGCCCTCGGCGGCGGCCTGGCCGAGCTGTTGAGCGACAGCGCCTTGCGGGAGCGGCTCGCGCGCCAGGCCAAGGCCTATGTCCAGCGGGAGTTCACGCCGGAAGCGGCCTGGCGCAAGCTGGACACCTTCTATCGGCAGATGGAATCCAGGGCGGTCGAGGCCCGGGCGGTCGAGGCCAGGGCGTGA
- a CDS encoding NAD-dependent epimerase/dehydratase family protein, giving the protein MIARVQEGPVTLVTGATGFTGRYLVRSLVLEGRRVRAVVRSSSRARELLPAEVEVVAGDLADPELAPRAMPGVQTVYHLAAVYREAKHTDQHYREVNVAASRRLLDAAIATGVRRYVHCSTVGVHGHIAAPPADEGAAYHPGDVYQETKYEAERLALSYRDRLPLTVARPTAIYGPGDTRLLKMFRMVARQRFPLVGGGENYYHMVYIDDLIRGLRLLGTHPRAVGEVFILGGDGYQKLRELADMIAAAARVPPPRLRLPARPFQIAGSICEKLCVPLGIEPPIHRRRVDFYTKSRAFSIEKAKRLLGYAPQVSLADGIRRTLDWYVANGYIDRLRPAPEPSRTNPDPITAR; this is encoded by the coding sequence ATGATCGCACGCGTGCAGGAGGGCCCGGTGACCCTGGTGACCGGAGCGACTGGGTTCACCGGCCGGTATCTGGTTCGCTCGCTCGTTTTGGAGGGCCGGCGGGTGCGGGCGGTGGTCCGCTCCTCCAGCCGGGCCCGCGAGCTACTTCCGGCCGAGGTGGAGGTCGTCGCGGGGGATCTCGCCGACCCGGAGCTGGCGCCCCGGGCGATGCCGGGTGTGCAGACGGTCTACCATCTCGCGGCAGTGTACCGGGAGGCCAAGCACACGGATCAGCACTATCGGGAGGTGAACGTCGCGGCGTCGCGCCGGCTGCTGGACGCAGCGATCGCCACCGGCGTCCGTCGCTACGTCCACTGCAGCACGGTCGGGGTCCACGGCCATATCGCCGCCCCGCCTGCCGACGAGGGGGCCGCGTACCACCCGGGCGACGTCTATCAGGAGACCAAGTACGAGGCTGAGCGGCTCGCGCTCTCCTATCGTGATCGGCTTCCCTTGACCGTCGCGCGGCCCACGGCAATCTACGGCCCGGGAGATACCCGTCTGCTCAAGATGTTCCGGATGGTCGCCCGCCAACGGTTCCCCCTGGTGGGCGGCGGCGAGAACTACTACCACATGGTGTATATCGACGACCTCATCCGCGGGTTGCGTCTCCTCGGCACGCATCCGCGGGCGGTGGGCGAAGTATTCATCCTGGGTGGAGACGGATATCAGAAACTGCGGGAGCTCGCGGACATGATCGCGGCGGCCGCCAGGGTACCGCCACCGCGGCTGCGCCTGCCTGCGCGTCCGTTCCAGATCGCCGGGAGCATCTGCGAGAAGCTCTGCGTCCCCTTGGGTATCGAGCCGCCAATTCACCGGCGGCGGGTGGACTTCTATACCAAGAGTCGCGCGTTCAGCATCGAAAAAGCCAAACGGCTGCTCGGCTACGCCCCGCAGGTGAGCCTCGCCGACGGGATCCGGAGGACGCTCGACTGGTACGTCGCCAACGGATATATCGACCGTCTCCGCCCTGCGCCCGAACCCAGCCGGACGAATCCTGATCCGATCACGGCGCGATAG
- a CDS encoding polysaccharide pyruvyl transferase family protein, whose amino-acid sequence MTVVDGERERTKVIQQLQRKAIAELRDVPADGPFCLVDFPDQRNVGDSAIWLGTTTYLREHRGAKPGYVASLRAFSEAALRASVPEGPIVIHGGGNFGDLWPRHHGLREHLLERFPDREIVQLPQSIHFDRPEQAARTARAIARHGRFRLFVRDQFSYEFATTNFDCEVRLCPDMAFFLGALERPGAPEVDVCYLMRTDKERVLDAPAGRPEFTSRVVDWLTESRVSVQMHKLRGVARAVGGGCRDRIGLRRTWYDAVARARVARGCRLLSSGRVVITDRLHAHVLSLLLGIPHAVLDNSYGKLGRFLDVWTGDASGVHRASSTDDAEGWAASVLSGAR is encoded by the coding sequence GTGACCGTGGTCGACGGCGAGCGCGAGCGGACCAAGGTCATCCAGCAGCTGCAACGGAAGGCCATCGCGGAGCTGCGCGACGTCCCCGCCGACGGACCGTTCTGTCTGGTGGATTTTCCGGACCAGCGCAACGTGGGGGATTCCGCGATCTGGCTCGGCACCACGACCTACTTGCGGGAGCATCGTGGGGCCAAGCCTGGTTACGTCGCGTCCCTCAGAGCGTTCTCCGAGGCAGCGCTCCGGGCCTCGGTTCCCGAGGGACCGATCGTGATTCACGGCGGAGGGAACTTCGGCGACCTCTGGCCTCGTCATCATGGCCTTCGGGAGCATCTGCTGGAGCGATTCCCGGATCGAGAGATCGTTCAGCTCCCCCAGTCGATTCATTTCGACCGTCCCGAGCAGGCCGCGCGGACGGCGCGCGCGATCGCGCGCCACGGGAGGTTTCGACTGTTCGTCAGAGATCAGTTCTCCTACGAGTTCGCGACCACCAACTTCGACTGCGAGGTCCGGCTCTGCCCGGACATGGCGTTCTTTCTCGGCGCACTCGAGCGCCCGGGTGCACCGGAGGTGGACGTCTGCTATCTAATGCGGACCGACAAGGAGCGCGTGCTGGACGCTCCGGCGGGGCGGCCGGAGTTCACCTCGCGGGTGGTCGACTGGCTGACGGAGAGTCGGGTATCGGTCCAGATGCACAAGCTTCGCGGCGTGGCTCGGGCCGTCGGCGGCGGGTGCCGCGATCGGATCGGGCTGCGGCGCACGTGGTATGATGCGGTCGCCCGGGCGCGGGTGGCTCGTGGGTGCCGGCTCTTGTCCTCCGGACGAGTGGTCATCACCGATCGGCTTCACGCCCATGTGTTGAGCCTCCTGCTGGGCATCCCCCACGCGGTGCTGGACAACAGTTATGGGAAGCTTGGCCGCTTCCTGGATGTCTGGACTGGGGATGCCAGCGGCGTCCACCGCGCCTCCTCGACCGACGACGCCGAGGGCTGGGCGGCGTCGGTGCTGAGCGGTGCGAGGTAA
- a CDS encoding TylF/MycF/NovP-related O-methyltransferase, whose product MRRTLEKLREPWHALRASPLVRQVRKRHLTYLGYDALSDLERTVRRLDAEGVGGIILEAGCALGGSSVVLGLTKHPDRPLRVYDVFGMIPPPSEADGADIHARYETILRGDSGGIGGDKYYGYAENLREQVVNTLRSFGLDLEARRIELVQGLFQDTLDVDGPVALAHIDADWYESVRICLERIEPQLSPGGVLVIDDYEHWSGCRKAVDEYFADKRDRYRFIRRSRLHIVRGGQEPLV is encoded by the coding sequence ATGCGTCGGACGCTCGAAAAACTTCGCGAGCCGTGGCATGCGCTCCGGGCCTCTCCGCTGGTGCGGCAAGTCCGGAAGCGCCATCTCACCTACCTCGGCTACGACGCGCTTTCGGATCTGGAGCGTACCGTCCGCCGGCTCGACGCCGAGGGCGTGGGGGGAATCATCCTCGAAGCGGGATGCGCCCTCGGCGGTTCCTCGGTGGTGTTGGGGCTGACCAAGCATCCCGACCGCCCGCTCCGCGTGTACGATGTGTTCGGCATGATCCCGCCGCCATCGGAGGCGGATGGCGCGGATATCCACGCCCGCTATGAGACGATTCTGCGGGGTGACTCCGGCGGAATCGGCGGGGACAAATACTACGGATACGCGGAGAACCTCCGAGAGCAGGTCGTGAACACCCTTCGCAGCTTCGGCCTGGATCTGGAAGCTCGCCGGATCGAGCTGGTCCAGGGCCTGTTCCAGGATACCCTGGACGTCGACGGGCCGGTGGCCCTGGCGCACATCGACGCGGACTGGTACGAGTCGGTCAGGATCTGTCTGGAGCGGATCGAGCCGCAGCTCTCACCCGGGGGTGTGCTGGTCATCGACGATTACGAGCACTGGTCGGGGTGCCGGAAGGCGGTGGACGAGTACTTCGCGGACAAGCGCGACCGGTATCGCTTCATCCGCCGCTCCCGGCTGCACATCGTGCGCGGCGGGCAGGAGCCGCTGGTCTGA
- a CDS encoding glycosyltransferase family 1 protein, which yields MPVARAPKAAPEDRGSETAAGPPPLRIGLMLRAIDDVDGQGIYIRKLCEALFQVDTRNEYVAFYSEARQAGRYHGHPNVRELVVPGRAKLFWDQVLVPLAARREHLDVLFHHKFSIPLLPPCSTVVQQRGTEYWSHPEFYVGWSGRVDRLYNRLLIPLYCRRAQRVLTNSDSLGDELVRHAGVPRSKLRTVYAAADESFRPTRDPATLEQVRQRYSLPAEPFLLMVVKGHQILGQSSGQALTPRKNVAVALEAYGRMRRRMSETGASVPPLVILGIGIAERLTPARIAGYTDPAAVHTPGFVEFTDMPAVYAMARALVFPSRYESFGIPIVEAMACGCPVITATTAACPEVAGDAALLVDPDDMEGLGSAMERMSFDQALVEELRRRGLRRAASFSWTRSALTLLSELRTAAGVRAAAS from the coding sequence ATGCCAGTCGCGCGGGCCCCGAAGGCAGCCCCCGAAGACCGCGGGAGCGAGACCGCTGCCGGCCCGCCACCGCTCCGCATTGGCTTGATGCTCCGGGCGATCGACGACGTCGATGGCCAGGGGATCTACATCCGCAAGCTGTGCGAGGCCTTGTTCCAGGTGGACACCCGGAACGAGTACGTCGCCTTTTACAGCGAGGCCCGCCAGGCGGGCCGCTACCACGGGCACCCCAACGTGCGCGAGCTGGTGGTGCCGGGCCGTGCCAAGCTGTTCTGGGACCAGGTGCTGGTCCCCCTTGCCGCGCGCCGGGAGCACCTCGACGTCCTCTTTCATCACAAGTTCAGCATCCCGCTCCTGCCACCGTGCTCGACAGTGGTCCAGCAGCGGGGTACCGAGTACTGGAGTCACCCGGAATTCTACGTGGGCTGGTCGGGGAGGGTGGACCGGCTGTACAACCGCCTGCTCATCCCGCTGTACTGCCGGCGGGCCCAGCGGGTCCTCACCAACTCCGACAGCCTGGGCGATGAGCTGGTGCGTCACGCCGGCGTGCCCCGGTCCAAGCTGCGCACGGTCTACGCGGCGGCTGACGAGAGCTTCCGGCCCACTCGCGATCCCGCGACACTCGAGCAGGTGCGACAGCGCTACTCGCTGCCGGCGGAGCCGTTCCTCCTGATGGTGGTCAAGGGGCACCAGATCCTCGGACAGAGCTCGGGACAGGCGCTCACACCCAGGAAGAACGTCGCGGTCGCCCTCGAGGCCTATGGACGCATGCGGCGGCGAATGAGCGAGACCGGTGCATCGGTGCCGCCGCTGGTGATTCTTGGCATCGGGATCGCCGAGCGGCTGACGCCGGCGAGGATCGCCGGCTACACCGATCCCGCGGCGGTGCACACGCCGGGGTTCGTGGAGTTCACCGATATGCCGGCGGTCTACGCCATGGCCCGAGCGCTGGTTTTCCCGTCGCGCTATGAGAGCTTCGGCATCCCCATCGTGGAAGCGATGGCGTGCGGCTGTCCGGTGATCACCGCGACTACCGCCGCCTGCCCCGAAGTCGCCGGGGACGCGGCGCTCCTGGTGGATCCGGACGACATGGAGGGGCTGGGCTCCGCGATGGAGCGGATGAGTTTCGACCAGGCTCTGGTAGAGGAGCTCCGGCGCCGGGGTCTACGCCGGGCGGCGAGCTTCTCCTGGACCCGGAGCGCGCTCACGCTGCTGTCGGAGCTTCGGACCGCCGCAGGCGTCCGCGCGGCCGCCTCGTGA
- a CDS encoding asparagine synthetase B, with translation MYGILGEGDLAEVRAMGERLSHRGSHAQAWSLSPRVHLGIRGSSETILAQADGVLAFDGAVDNRSELARLLKQAHPADATPRDDAALLVELLCSLGAEALALVAGQFAFAFWHAPTRRLMLARDRIGYAPLYFTADHRRFIFASEYKALLAIGSVPARPNRDALQTIQSTKWVQPGVSCLEQVYPVAPGTWLELDPERMHTARYWDIPIRVIHQDEDRHAAALRESFLETLRRQTQPYQRIGVSLSGGLDSAVMAAGARQVLGTRELHTFSAGFGEDDRELVNAAAVARELGTRHHPLVLKPGDLPGLLPWMTWYLEEPIGREDIAYLFVAAREAARHVELVLAGFGFDGLFAGQPRHRLVDLATRLPPLRRPLEEFYDYTVRSVEPRTLPGRALKAAYFHGREYPAPRVSGAAPLPQFGGFPRGGDQPLTEFLRRGFMVLPYQHPIERLYSAAGVRMNAHHTDPGFLATALGIPDRLKIHGRTQKYILRKACAGLLPQTMLAAGKSFNRLRHDKEMSDVLDRMGDELLEPAAVRSRGLFDPGYVGRLRQRPAGTPYSQERAYRLWSLLLAEIWARQYLDRRGAPPVVELPPVRHAGGSPAIAP, from the coding sequence GTGTACGGAATACTGGGGGAGGGCGATCTCGCCGAGGTCCGGGCGATGGGAGAACGCCTGTCGCACCGTGGTTCGCACGCCCAGGCGTGGTCCCTCTCGCCCCGAGTTCATCTCGGCATCCGGGGCAGCAGCGAGACGATCCTGGCCCAGGCGGACGGTGTCCTAGCCTTCGACGGCGCGGTCGACAATCGGAGTGAGCTGGCCCGGCTGCTCAAGCAGGCCCACCCGGCTGATGCCACGCCGCGTGACGACGCGGCCCTCCTGGTTGAGCTGCTCTGCTCGCTCGGGGCCGAGGCTCTCGCCCTCGTCGCGGGCCAGTTCGCCTTCGCCTTCTGGCATGCCCCCACCCGGCGGCTGATGCTCGCCCGCGACCGCATCGGATACGCCCCGCTCTATTTCACGGCCGACCACCGGCGCTTCATCTTCGCCAGCGAGTACAAGGCGCTCCTCGCCATCGGCTCGGTCCCTGCCCGACCGAACCGTGACGCTCTCCAGACCATTCAGTCAACCAAGTGGGTTCAACCCGGCGTGAGCTGCCTGGAGCAGGTCTATCCGGTGGCTCCGGGCACCTGGCTGGAGTTGGACCCGGAGCGGATGCACACCGCGCGCTACTGGGACATCCCCATACGGGTGATCCACCAGGACGAAGACCGGCACGCCGCCGCCCTGCGCGAGTCGTTCCTCGAAACGCTGCGCCGGCAGACTCAGCCCTACCAGCGGATCGGGGTCTCACTGAGCGGCGGACTCGATTCGGCCGTGATGGCCGCGGGAGCGCGCCAGGTGCTCGGGACCAGGGAGCTGCACACCTTCAGCGCCGGCTTCGGAGAGGACGATCGAGAGCTGGTCAATGCCGCGGCGGTGGCGCGGGAGCTCGGCACCCGGCACCACCCGCTGGTCCTGAAGCCGGGTGACCTGCCGGGCCTCCTGCCGTGGATGACCTGGTATCTGGAGGAGCCGATCGGCCGGGAGGACATCGCCTACCTCTTCGTCGCGGCGCGGGAGGCGGCACGGCATGTCGAGCTGGTGCTGGCTGGCTTCGGATTCGACGGGCTGTTCGCGGGGCAGCCGCGGCACCGTCTGGTAGACCTAGCGACCCGCCTTCCGCCACTGCGGCGGCCGCTGGAGGAGTTCTACGACTACACCGTCCGGAGCGTCGAGCCTCGCACGCTGCCGGGCCGTGCGCTCAAGGCCGCATACTTCCACGGGCGCGAGTATCCGGCGCCACGGGTATCGGGCGCGGCACCGTTGCCCCAGTTCGGCGGCTTTCCCCGCGGTGGAGACCAGCCGCTGACCGAGTTCCTCCGGCGTGGATTCATGGTACTCCCCTACCAGCATCCGATCGAGCGCCTGTACAGCGCAGCCGGCGTGCGGATGAACGCGCACCACACCGATCCAGGCTTCCTGGCTACGGCGCTCGGCATCCCGGACCGGCTCAAGATTCACGGTCGGACCCAGAAGTACATCCTGCGGAAGGCGTGCGCGGGGCTGCTGCCGCAAACGATGCTGGCAGCGGGTAAGAGCTTCAACCGGCTCAGGCACGACAAGGAGATGAGCGACGTGCTGGATCGGATGGGAGATGAGCTGCTGGAGCCGGCGGCGGTGCGGAGCCGAGGTCTCTTCGATCCAGGGTACGTCGGCCGGCTGCGGCAGCGCCCGGCGGGCACACCGTACAGCCAGGAGCGTGCCTACCGGCTCTGGTCGCTGCTCCTGGCCGAGATCTGGGCTCGCCAGTACCTCGACCGGCGGGGTGCGCCGCCTGTCGTGGAGCTCCCACCGGTCCGCCACGCGGGCGGTTCACCGGCTATCGCGCCGTGA
- a CDS encoding glycosyltransferase, with translation MTAKGVLMEPLPTPLRAAHPAGERLVSVVVPVVERVDDLVALYREFTPELATRGERFEFVFVFDGGFEPSPELLLLSREIADIHLLRFAQRFGETAALRLGIERSRGEVILTLPAYPQVRPEGLAPLLDAVDGGADMAVANRSPRLDSWLNRMQSRAFHQILGGISDHRFHDMACGVRAMSRRVAEALPLYGDMHRFIPAIAMREGFVVQEVAVPQHPRNAGTRVYGPAVYFRRLLDIATFFFLAKFTEKPLRFFGLVGSAFLGVGGIVSFALLVERLQGNPIANRPLLLLGVLLIALGVQLIGLGLVGEIIVHLRAPHRRAYRVRERI, from the coding sequence ATGACAGCCAAGGGAGTGCTGATGGAGCCACTGCCGACGCCCCTGCGTGCGGCCCACCCCGCCGGGGAGCGGCTGGTGTCTGTCGTGGTTCCGGTGGTGGAGCGGGTCGACGATCTGGTCGCGCTCTATCGGGAGTTCACGCCGGAGCTGGCCACCCGCGGCGAGCGGTTCGAGTTTGTGTTCGTGTTCGACGGCGGCTTCGAGCCCAGCCCCGAGCTGCTGCTGCTGAGCCGGGAGATCGCGGACATTCACCTGTTGCGCTTCGCCCAGCGGTTCGGAGAGACGGCGGCGCTTCGGCTGGGAATCGAGCGGAGCCGGGGCGAGGTGATTCTCACCCTCCCGGCCTATCCCCAGGTGCGCCCTGAGGGTCTCGCGCCGTTGCTCGACGCGGTGGACGGCGGGGCGGACATGGCCGTAGCCAACCGATCGCCGCGGCTCGACAGCTGGCTCAACCGGATGCAGTCGCGCGCGTTTCATCAGATCCTGGGCGGCATCTCCGACCATCGCTTTCACGACATGGCCTGCGGTGTCCGGGCGATGAGCCGGCGGGTGGCCGAGGCACTACCGCTCTACGGGGACATGCACCGCTTCATTCCGGCGATCGCGATGCGTGAAGGGTTCGTGGTCCAGGAAGTCGCGGTGCCGCAGCATCCGCGGAACGCGGGCACGAGGGTGTACGGCCCCGCGGTCTATTTCCGCCGCTTGCTCGACATCGCGACCTTCTTCTTTCTGGCCAAGTTCACCGAGAAGCCGCTGCGGTTCTTCGGCCTGGTCGGATCGGCGTTCCTGGGAGTCGGAGGCATCGTCTCCTTCGCATTGCTGGTGGAGCGGCTCCAGGGCAATCCCATCGCCAATCGGCCGCTGCTGCTCCTGGGCGTGCTGCTGATCGCCCTGGGTGTCCAGCTGATCGGATTGGGGCTGGTCGGGGAGATCATTGTCCATCTCCGCGCACCCCACCGGCGAGCCTACCGCGTGCGAGAGCGGATCTGA